From a single Dysidea avara chromosome 14, odDysAvar1.4, whole genome shotgun sequence genomic region:
- the LOC136244697 gene encoding proline-rich protein HaeIII subfamily 1-like, whose translation MTEVKAGYLHKCGGKVKSWKKRWVILRTNGFLIYYEKKGGTEKGSIDLVNSGRVGLAKDIDSSEQLPSGFDDAKAFSIVTKERTYTLHAESPAECNEWIASLMQVKGDSDSTQYQGYPAPTNPTQPAQPAYQQVQVAQSQQAPPLPPKDVPPPYTPYPVGAAAAATSGYHGGLPPRSASMPPQQPPYGGPPPAMPQPQQATYRGPPMPQPYGYTPPPPTQAYRPPPPAQGYRPPPQPGYYQQPYQTKPAGQGYYQPPPVYKQPMPPRPVYRAPPPHRPVQQQQSNNTVVVAGGMVISIGNNQQQGGIGGQQQSSNIVVKR comes from the exons ATGACGGAGGTTAAAGCAGGGTATCTACACAAATGTG GAGGAAAAGTTAAGAGTTGGAAGAAGCGTTGGGTGATCCTTAGGACCAACGGTTTCCTGATATATTATGAGAAGAAGGGGGGTACAGAGAAGGGAAGTATTGACTTGGTAAATAGCGGTCGTGTTGGTCTTGCCAAAGACATTGATTCATCAGAGCAATTACCGTCTGGTTTTGATGATGCTAAGGCATTCTCCATTGTCACTAAGGAGAGGACTTATACATTACATGCAGAGAGTCCTGCTGAGTGCAA TGAATGGATAGCAAGTTTGATGCAAGTAAAGGGTGACAGTGATAGTACACAATACCAAGGTTATCCTGCTCCTACTAATCCTACCCAGCCAGCTCAACCTGCTTATCAACAAGTACAAGTTGCCCAGTCACAACAAGCCCCACCTCTTCCTCCAAAGGATGTTCCACCTCCATACACACCCTATCCAGTGGGTGCCGCTGCTGCTGCAACTTCAGGTTATCATGGAGGCCTGCCCCCTCGATCAGCATCCATGCCACCACAGCAACCTCCTTACGGAGGACCACCCCCAGCCATGCCACAACCTCAGCAGGCTACATACAGGGGTCCACCCATGCCACAACCCTATGGATACACACCACCACCACCTACTCAAGCATACAGGCCTCCTCCGCCAGCTCAAGGATACCGACCACCCCCTCAGCCAGGCTACTACCAACAGCCATACCAGACCAAACCTGCTGGACAGGGTTACTACCAACCGCCTCCTGTGTACAAGCAACCAATGCCTCCACGACCAGTTTACAGAGCCCCACCACCACACCGTCCAGTGCAGCAGCAGCAATCTAATAACACAGTAGTGGTAGCAGGAGGTATGGTGATCAGTATTGGGAATAATCAGCAACAAGGTGGAATAGGGGGACAACAACAATCAAGTAACATTGTAGTGAAGAGGTGA